The genomic segment tggcctctacctactTCTTGGTCTTTGAGTCTTGTCTCCTCTCTTGGCCTCGCTGTCATTGAACCTGAACTCTCTACCACTGGCCCTCcgcctctgtcctctctctctctgtctctcctgctctcgGGGCCAACTGCTTGCTTTCTGTCGCTTTCGGGCTCTTTTCCCCGCATCACCACCGGAAGACTCAGACGCCGAGTCTCCGGTCGGCTGGTGATTCACATGTTAGACCGTCTCTGTGCCTGTGCCCGAGTCCCCCCTCCCGGTAGGCCGATCGCTCTGCCTCCCTGGTCCCCCCGAATGTCCTGGCCGCGAGTCTGGCTCTCCCGCAGACCGTCTCTTTCACACAGAATCCGTCTGTTTCCGTGCCTCTTTGTTGACCTCAGCAGTAGCTGTtcgcttttctctctcccctctgtagTGACCGCCCGGTCTCTTAACCGAAGCAGtggcctcctccccccacccccccgtctgCCCCTCATGCACCCCTGCTCACCTGCGCGGTTGATCTCAATTACTTCCTCCTGAGCCAACGGGCAAGGCTCCCCGGGGGCCGGCAGAGGAGGCAGCCCCATGATCCCGAGCCCCCCCGCGCCTCCCCTGAGCAGCCCGGGGTGCGTGTGGGGGCCCGCTGGGTAGGCCCCGGCCACAGTCACCCCCACGGAGGGCGGGGTGATGGGTGGCGGAGGACTGATACCGCCGCTGCCGTGGTGGGGGTGGtgcgggggcggcgggggaggggggtcggGCTTGCAGTAGTTGGGGGAGCCGGGCTGCGGGGGCCGGGGGAtgtgtttgttcttcttcttggGCAGCTTCTGTTTGGCCATGGCCAGCGAATAGTACATGCCAAAGTTGTTGACGATGACGGGCACGGGCATGGCGATGGTGAGCACCCCCGCCAGGGCACACAGTGCCCCGACCAGCATCCCCGACCACGTCTTGGGGTACATGTCTCCGTAGCCCAGGGTCGTCATGGTGACCACGGCCCACCAGAAGCCGATGGGGATGTTCTTGAAGTAGGTGTGGTTGGAGCCCAGGATGTCGTCGGGGTCGGCGCCGATGCGCTCCGCGTAGTAGATCATGGTGGCGAAGATGAGCACGCCCAGCGCCAGGAAGATGATGAGCAGCAGGAACTCGTTGGTGCTGGCGCGGAGCGTGTGGCCCAGCACGCGCAGCCCCACAAAATGGCGCGTGAGCTTGAAGATGCGCAGGATTCGGACGAAGCGGACGACCCGCAGGAAGCCCAGCACGTCTTTGGCAGCCTTGGAGCTGAGGCCCGAGAGGCCCACCTCGAGATAGAAGGGCAAGATGGCCACGCAGTCGATGATGTTGAGGCTGCTCTTGAGAAATTCCACCTTGTCCGGGCAGAAGGTGATGCGCATGAGGAACTCGAAGGTGAACCAGACCACGCACACGCCCTCCACGTACGTCAGGAAGGGCTCCGTCTCCACCTCCACGTTGGTGATGTTCTCCGGTGGAGCCCCCGGGATGGGGGAGGCCTGCGTCACCGTCTTGTTGCTGATGTGGATGAAGCCTTCGTGGGTCTCCAGGCAGAAGGTGGTTATGGAGATGAGAATGAAGAAGAGGGAGGCGAAGGCCACATACTGCGaggcagggcaggagagagagggcaaaagGTGACCCAGGCATCTGGTCAGCCAGCCACCTCTAGGAGACCCTCCCAGTggccgcccctccccagcccccacctccggGGAAATCCAGGagtccccaccccacacctccaTCACAGCCTGCTCTTCCCTGTAAAGCTtgaaaaggggggagggaaaggatcAGAGGCAGCTCTCCCCGGCTTGGGATAGGAGCTGGCCCCAGCAGTGGTGGCAGACGGGCAACCAACTGTTCTCGCGGAAACGGCCATTTCTGGCCCTTTACTCTGTCTCCGAGACCACTTCCCCACACCTGGTGTCCCATCTGAGGACTCCCCAGCAGGGTCCAAGGATTCTGCGATGGGAGGGGAGTGGCGGGGAGACTAAGATCACTCACCCTCGGGGTATCAGAGGCTTTGGAGCTCAGCTTGGAGCCAAGGGAAGGGGAAGTGGAGAAAGCGGgcagggaggcagaatcccaaaaCAGTTATGAAAGTTATGAAAGCCTGCATTTGGAGCCAGCGTTTCCATGGCCTAATTTGGGCAAGGAGATTAAGCTTTCTACACCTCAGGTTTTTCACAGGATTATTGAGGATTACATTAGATGAGTATACAAAAGTCCTGGCTCCAGAAACAGTGCTTGGCCCAGTACCTGGAACTCAGTAAGAAAATGTGAGCTCCTGCTAGGGTATGGAGGCATCAGTTAGTGGGGGGCAAGGTCGATGCCTCAGAGAGAAGCCAGGGTTTAAGGACCTTGGTCACAATGCCCGGGacccagagaagggagaaagctGGGTGTCCAGAGAGGACAGCAAAGGGATGGAACCACCGAGGGGTGTTAGGGCCATAAATGGGGGAAGAAGCGAAGGGTCAAGtgtgcaaaaagagaaaaggacagaggcAAGGAGGGTTGGAGTTTAAGGctctggagagaaagggagggtcaGGGGCCTGAACGTGGGGGGAGATGGGAGATGGTGGAGCTAGGGCCAGAAAGGTGATGAGGCTTTAGCCAGAAgtccaggggtggggggcacatggGTCATTTCAAGATGGGGAGGACTCGAGTCCTGCACGCATTGGTGTGGATTTTGAAGAAAACCTTGAGGAGCCGAAGGGGTGCAGGCAAGATCTTAGAGAAGGAAGAGGACGGAGCAGGCCCCTGGAGATGACTGTGGGCTTTATCAAACACGCAGAGAGGAGTGAGGTTAGTACcttggagagagaaggggatgggtGTTAGGGCAAAGAGAGGGCTTTAGTCAGATGCGCAGAGGAGGAGGGCCTGGGTCGCTTGACTTTTAATCAGGGACTCAAGAAGAAAAGGGGGCTCAGGGTCAGACTGAAGAGAGGACCCTAGACTTTGGGGTGGACTGGAGAGCAGCAAGGTCCCTCAGCAACTCCCCTTCCTCCACAGGGCTGAGGGGGCGGGGTCCGGGATTGGGAGGGCTTAACTTTAATCTGAAGTGCAGAGCAGAGAGGCAAGCCAGAGGGTGCCGCAGAAGGGCCCGGGACCTTGAGGTGGGCTGGGGTCAAACTTGgccctctctgccccgcccccctcctcggTTCTCCGCAGTGGTTTAAGAGGCCAGAGGCCGCCGCAGAGCGCATGCCCGatgctcccccgccccctccgagCCGGGTGCGCGGCGCAGGCTGCGGCACCGCAGTGGGGGCGGGCCGGccgggccggggggcggggcgcgcggcggCCAGCACCGCGGCCAGCTCCCCCGCCGCAGTGCGCAGCCGCCGCGGCCGAGAGCGGTCTTAACCCCTTAGGGGCCGGAGCAGAGCAAGAGGGGCGCAGCCGCAGTGCCGCCGCTTCACGTCGGGAGACCGAGGGCCAGGAGTTTAACTCTTTCCCTCCCAgggcaaggaggggagggtgggcaccCGCCGCAGTGCGCAGCTGTAGAGGCTGGACAGCGCCGGGACTGGTTTAACCCCTTGCCCCGAGGTGGTTCAAAAGCAGAAGGGGTAGGAGGGCATGGAGTCCCtgtaagaaggaaaggagaaattacGGGGAGGGGAGCGAGGATGAGGTAGGGCCGTACCCTCCACTTTGCATTGGCCTCCGCTCCCAACTCTCTCAAGCGATCTCACTAATAGTCTGGAAAGTGCTTGGCACGCCTACACTCAAGAACCATTTGTGGAGTGagtgaccacccccacccccacccccaccccgtaccTGTCCCGGACCCCTAGTCTCACTTCAGCACCCTTCAATGGGTTCACGAGGGAAGGGCGCCCCAGGCCATGGGGGAGGAAGCCACTCAGAGGCCTGAGGGATCATTTAGGGCCAAGTCCCTTCGGAAcctcttcctcctcacctccccccacccaaccccaaaTCTCGCCAACTCAGCGCTTCTCAGGACCAAACTTTATGCGGTGCCTccgggttcccccccccccccccccttcgctCCCTCCCCTGGCGCGAATGCGGCACTGCGGCTCCGCGTCCTTCCCGGCCCAGGACACGGcacggtggggggagggggccggacCGTTCCTCTGGGTGTTTGGGtcccagggaggctggggggggggggggggccggagttgctcctctttgcccctctttccAATCCTCCCCCATTTTgaactaccccccccccctccaacaCAGGGAGGAAGTTAGTAGGAGGAAGAGGTTCAAGGGAGAACCAAGGGGGACGGTATCTGGGAAGTTATAGATGTTTAAGGAAAGTTTTGGGGGGAAGATGAAGGGAGCTTTGGGGGAAATCTGGCATTTCAAGGGAGATAAGGCTGGAGTGTGGGCTCTTTGGCTCACTTTGGGGGTAGGGGAGCAGAGGGGCCCAGTCCTGGGCTTTAGATGGTGGGGCAGGGAGCTTGGGAATGGGGGAGTGAGCAGGGCTGGGGTAGGGACCAGTGGAAAGATACCAAGGCAGGGTGGAAAGAAGTGGGAGCTATTTTGAGAAGGAGGTTTGGGGTTGCTAACTTGTGGGGGAGTCCCAAAGACAGGTTCGGTAAAGTTCTGGAGCAGGAGGAAAAGTCAGTTGACTGACTTGGGAAAGGGCCAGGAGGCTCTGGATGGGGGATCCCAGAGATAAAGAGTGGGCTGTGGAAGGGAGAAGAAGCTGGGAGAATCTGTGGCTGAAGAAGGCATATGGGAGCTTCTGGAGAGGAAAGACATATTATGGGGGCTCAAGGCTCTTCTGGAGACACTGAGGAGGAGTGTGAAAGGCTTGGGGGAAGTCTGGAGCTTTATAGGGAAAGTCCTTGGGATGGGAGTTGGCGGGGAGGATGCAGGAAGATATGTGAACACAGAGGACTGGAGGGTCCCAGAAAGGAAGACTCCCCAAGGCTCAGTGTTGCAgtaagagggagggggaaagtgtCCTAGCCAGAGCAAGTGGTTTGGAGATTCACAGGGGTCTAGGAGGCTCTGAGATGAAGGCGGAGGAGTCCTCTAAGACTTCGGAGGCAGAAATAGGGTTCAAAAATAGCCAGAACACTCAAACttggagagaggaggaggtgcggggagaggggcaaagggagaaagaatcagGGAGGTGTTGTAGAACTTGAGGGACTGAGGGCTGGAGAGAGGGCTTCAGAGGAACcgcagggggcaggggaagccAGGAGCAGTGTTCACAGGGTCTGGGACACTGAAGGCTAAGGAGGGAGGTCTTCGGAGGGTCTGGGGATGGTCCAAGAAACTCAGGGCTGCGGAAGGGTCTTCTGGAGTCTCTGGGGTGGCCAAAAGAGGTGAAAAAGGATTTGCAGGGGCTCAGAAGACTCGGGGCTGGAGAAAATTCTTTTGAGGGTCTCAGAGAAGTCCAGGAAAGGAGGGGTGAGGTTGTTCACAGACGCCCAGGAAATTCATACTCGGGGAGGAAGTTTCTAAGAGTCTTGGGGAGCCTAGGGAAGCAGGGTGGGGTTTGGAGGGATCTGGAGGATTCTGAAGGTTGCGGAAACGTCTTCTGAGGATCTGGGGATGGTCAGGAGATGGGGGTGTGTTCAGAAAAGTACAGGAGACTCAGGTTTGGGGAAACAGGCTTCTAAGACACTGGGGAGCCCAGAGACCAGGAAGACCAGGAGGGGCTGGGATGGGCCAAGGGATTCTAAGGGTTAGGATGGGGCATTCACAAGAGGCTGGGATCtccaggagaaggaggagggaggggggctcCGAGAGCACGCTCACCCTGGCGGCCCGCGACGAGTAGGGGTCCTCGAAGAGCGCCCACACGCGGGGCTGCCAGCGGCGCCACCACGTGCCGCCTGCGCCGCCCGCGCCCCCTGGCGGCCCCCCGGCGCCGCCGCCCGCGTCCTGGAAGCAAAGGCGCTTGAGCTCGCCGCCCGCGCCGTCcaggccgccgccgcccgcgcccgcctCGTCGTCCAGACCCGCGTCGTGGGCGCCAGCGGCGTTGGCGGCGTTGGCTGCGCCCGCAGGGTCCGGAGCCTCAAAGGAGTCGAGCGCCTCTTCGGCGTCGCGGTGCTGCCGGTAGGTCATCCAGCAGCAGGCCTCCACGTCGGTCTCGTCGATGCCCCAGAAGCCGAGCTCCTCCTCGAAAAGAGGCCCGCACACGTCAGCCGGACAGTGCAGCTTGCCTGTGCGGTAGTAGTTGAGCACGTAGGCGAAGACTCCCGGGTGCCGGTCAAAGAAAAACTCGTCGGCGCCGGGATCGTAGTCGAAGCGCGCCGCCGCCTCCGGCTCCGTCAGGCCGGCCAGCCGCGTCCCCGGCAGGGTGCGCAGCGTCGAGCGGTACGTCTCATGGCGCACGCCGCCCACGTTGATCACGATCTTGCCGCTgtcgccaccgccgccgccgtgCCGCCCCATGGCCGCCGCCGGCAGCCCGGGGCATGGCTCGGCGCGCCGGCCCCCGGGCCCGCGGGGTGCCGGGGGGCCCGCCGGGGACGCGGCGGAGCCGGGCTGCGCAAACTGCTGTTGCTGCAGCGGCGGCGGTGACGGCGGCGGGGGCAGCGGCGGCGGGGACTCGGGCGGCTGCGGCGGTGGCGCCGGCTGCTGCTTGCTGGCCCCCTGGCGCCCGCGGAAGGACGAGACGCAGACTGAGCTCAGCATTGGACGGGGGGCGGGGCTGAAGGGGCGGGGCGTCGGGGGCGGGGCTGCAGGAGGAGAAGCAGGCGTGATTGGGTGGAAGAAGCGAcgggtggagggggcggggcctcggtGGGGGCGGAACAGAGCTGATTGGTCTGGGGACGCTAGGGCGGGGCTGAGgcagggggaaggacagggacTCCACACAGCCTAGCTGCTCGGGGCGGGGCTGCAGGTGAAACACACCGATTGGGTCTTTCCGAGAGAAGGGGAGGTCCGAGCG from the Prionailurus viverrinus isolate Anna chromosome E2, UM_Priviv_1.0, whole genome shotgun sequence genome contains:
- the KCNC3 gene encoding LOW QUALITY PROTEIN: potassium voltage-gated channel subfamily C member 3 (The sequence of the model RefSeq protein was modified relative to this genomic sequence to represent the inferred CDS: deleted 1 base in 1 codon): MLSSVCVSSFRGRQGASKQQPAPPPQPPESPPPLPPPPSPPPLQQQQFAQPGSAASPAGPPAPRGPGGRRAEPCPGLPAAAMGRHGGGGGDSGKIVINVGGVRHETYRSTLRTLPGTRLAGLTEPEAAARFDYDPGADEFFFDRHPGVFAYVLNYYRTGKLHCPADVCGPLFEEELGFWGIDETDVEACCWMTYRQHRDAEEALDSFEAPDPAGAANAANAAGAHDAGLDDEAGAGGGGLDGAGGELKRLCFQDAGGGAGGPPGGAGGAGGTWWRRWQPRVWALFEDPYSSRAARYVAFASLFFILISITTFCLETHEGFIHISNKTVTQASPIPGAPPENITNVEVETEPFLTYVEGVCVVWFTFEFLMRITFCPDKVEFLKSSLNIIDCVAILPFYLEVGLSGLSSKAAKDVLGFLRVVRFVRILRIFKLTRHFVGLRVLGHTLRASTNEFLLLIIFLALGVLIFATMIYYAERIGADPDDILGSNHTYFKNIPIGFWWAVVTMTTLGYGDMYPKTWSGMLVGALCALAGVLTIAMPVPVIVNNFGMYYSLAMAKQKLPKKKNKHIPRPPQPGSPNYCKPDPPPPPPPHHPHHGSGGISPPPPITPPSVGVTVAGAYPAGPHTHPGLLRGGAGGLGIMGLPPLPAPGEPCPLAQEEVIEINRADPRPNGDPAAAALAHEDCPAIDQPAMSPEDKSPITPGSRGRYSRDRACFLLTDYAPSPDGSIRKATGAPPLPPQTGVSQAPQASCPTSTPTPQPGYPPSGRTPSPRALVTA